From a single Alkalihalophilus pseudofirmus genomic region:
- a CDS encoding cytochrome ubiquinol oxidase subunit I, with protein sequence MDNVLLARSLFGSSMAFHIIFATLGVGITLMILLAEILRLIKKDEDYGLLAKRWTKGVAILLGVAIPSGTIVAVMLSLLWPGYMEIVGQVIALPFQIEIFAFFIEALFLSIYVYAADRLSPTMRIITVFFVALGATASAVLITDAHAWMNTPRGFDYVDGVVSNVRPLEAVFNPSIYVTAMHVLGSAYMTGAFMLGSVAAYKLFRGGLTARETTYHKKGLMLSLGVALAMSFYTANNGHDTAIMLHEEIPVKLAAAEGLFETQDNAPLAILGTPDPEAGRVIGGIEIPGMLSWLATGSTDGVVQGLNDFPRDEWPPLFVHTLFNVMVGIGTVLLGLAGIFWVIWFLGRKKQKAFPKWLLGALVLCGPLSMIGIETGWIFSCTGRQPWTIFGVQRTAEAATNSGNLGMLFFLFLTLYLSLLVLTGLVMYFYFKRNPVTHELHSTTPTA encoded by the coding sequence ATGGATAATGTACTATTAGCACGTAGCTTATTCGGATCATCAATGGCCTTTCATATTATTTTTGCCACACTAGGTGTTGGGATCACATTAATGATACTGCTGGCTGAAATACTACGGCTGATCAAAAAAGACGAGGACTACGGGTTACTTGCCAAAAGATGGACAAAAGGTGTGGCGATCTTGCTTGGAGTCGCGATCCCATCAGGAACAATCGTAGCTGTCATGCTGTCTTTATTATGGCCGGGCTATATGGAAATTGTCGGACAAGTCATTGCCCTGCCGTTTCAAATTGAGATCTTTGCCTTCTTTATCGAAGCTCTCTTTCTGTCTATTTACGTGTATGCTGCAGACCGCCTCTCTCCCACAATGCGGATTATCACTGTATTCTTTGTCGCATTAGGGGCGACGGCTTCTGCTGTATTAATTACTGATGCGCATGCCTGGATGAATACGCCGAGGGGGTTTGATTATGTAGATGGAGTCGTTTCAAATGTCCGCCCTCTTGAAGCTGTATTCAATCCCAGTATTTATGTAACGGCTATGCATGTACTGGGAAGCGCTTATATGACTGGCGCCTTTATGTTAGGTTCTGTTGCTGCGTATAAGCTGTTTCGCGGAGGGTTAACTGCTCGTGAAACAACCTATCACAAGAAAGGGCTGATGCTCTCGCTTGGTGTCGCCCTCGCTATGTCATTTTACACGGCTAATAACGGCCATGACACAGCAATCATGCTGCATGAAGAAATACCTGTGAAACTGGCTGCGGCTGAAGGATTGTTTGAAACACAGGACAATGCACCGCTTGCCATACTAGGCACTCCGGATCCTGAAGCAGGACGAGTGATTGGAGGAATTGAAATTCCAGGGATGCTAAGCTGGCTTGCGACTGGTTCAACCGACGGGGTAGTCCAAGGATTAAACGACTTTCCTCGGGATGAGTGGCCGCCTTTATTCGTCCATACGTTATTTAATGTCATGGTTGGGATTGGGACCGTTCTGTTAGGACTTGCCGGTATCTTTTGGGTCATTTGGTTTTTGGGAAGAAAAAAACAAAAAGCATTTCCAAAATGGCTTTTAGGAGCACTTGTGTTATGCGGACCGCTTTCAATGATCGGCATTGAAACGGGTTGGATTTTCAGCTGTACCGGCAGACAGCCTTGGACGATTTTCGGAGTGCAAAGAACAGCCGAAGCCGCGACAAATTCCGGAAACTTAGGCATGCTCTTCTTTTTATTCCTGACTCTTTATTTGAGCTTGCTCGTACTGACTGGTCTTGTCATGTATTTTTATTTCAAGAGAAATCCTGTCACTCACGAGCTGCATTCGACGACACCTACAGCTTAA
- a CDS encoding FbpB family small basic protein: MRRQTVNFDKLVLENKKQLLNDPEFLDKLEKRLEEKKIASQKIKHS, encoded by the coding sequence ATGAGACGTCAAACGGTTAATTTTGATAAATTAGTACTTGAAAATAAAAAACAATTACTAAATGACCCTGAATTTCTCGATAAGCTTGAGAAGCGGCTAGAAGAGAAAAAGATTGCTTCACAAAAAATTAAACATTCATAA
- a CDS encoding MFS transporter: MIREQQEENRPLYRLIVLIIMVAIAGFAQGMLLPLLAIMLEDAGVSSSLNGLNAAALYIGVLLASPFIEHPVRKYGYKPVITIGLILMITSLLLLPVWQAFWFWFILRIIIGIGDNMVHFATQVWITTTSTQENRGRNISLYGLAFGLGFGAGPFMTRLLAINEWLPFLISAGLSLLAWLLILQMRNEFPLSDLETGSKLSTWSRYKEVFKLAWFAFLPAFGYGFLEASLHGNYPVYALRSGMTIELVSILLPAFVIGGLITQLPLGLLSDRIGRKRILLILSALGAFCFFAMITFESSSTILFILFILAGAFVGSFFSLGVMYLADLIPAHLLPTGNVMMAISFGVGSMTGPLIGGVFIDIFESGSIYYSIGGMLLFILVTGTLFKSAQTNTNQEVTLSK, from the coding sequence ATGATACGTGAACAACAAGAGGAAAACCGCCCTTTATACCGCTTAATCGTCTTAATAATTATGGTTGCCATAGCAGGCTTTGCCCAAGGAATGCTTTTGCCTCTTTTAGCTATTATGCTAGAAGATGCTGGCGTCTCATCATCCCTTAACGGCTTAAATGCAGCAGCTCTTTATATTGGTGTTCTGCTTGCTTCACCTTTTATCGAGCACCCTGTAAGGAAGTATGGATATAAGCCTGTCATTACGATCGGTTTAATTCTTATGATCACCTCTCTTTTATTACTTCCTGTATGGCAGGCTTTTTGGTTTTGGTTTATCCTTAGAATCATTATTGGCATCGGCGATAATATGGTTCATTTTGCTACACAAGTATGGATTACAACGACCAGTACACAGGAAAACCGTGGTCGAAATATATCATTGTACGGTCTCGCTTTTGGCTTAGGGTTTGGAGCAGGTCCATTTATGACTAGGCTTTTAGCCATCAACGAATGGCTGCCATTTTTAATATCTGCCGGCCTTAGTTTACTCGCATGGTTATTAATTCTTCAAATGAGAAACGAGTTTCCTTTATCTGACTTGGAAACCGGAAGCAAGCTTTCAACATGGAGTCGTTATAAGGAAGTATTCAAACTTGCATGGTTTGCCTTTCTGCCGGCCTTTGGATATGGCTTTCTTGAAGCATCTCTTCACGGGAATTATCCTGTTTATGCGCTGAGGTCAGGTATGACAATAGAGCTCGTATCCATTCTTTTGCCAGCCTTTGTAATTGGGGGTCTGATTACTCAATTGCCGCTGGGTCTTCTTAGTGATCGTATCGGCAGAAAACGAATCTTGTTAATTCTATCCGCCCTTGGTGCCTTCTGTTTTTTTGCAATGATCACTTTTGAATCATCTAGCACAATCCTATTTATCTTATTTATTTTGGCTGGAGCGTTTGTCGGCTCCTTCTTTTCTCTAGGAGTTATGTACTTAGCCGATCTTATCCCTGCCCACCTTTTGCCGACTGGAAACGTGATGATGGCGATCAGTTTTGGCGTAGGAAGTATGACAGGGCCGCTTATCGGGGGTGTGTTTATTGATATCTTTGAATCAGGCAGTATTTATTATTCGATTGGCGGCATGCTCCTCTTCATCTTAGTAACAGGAACGTTATTTAAGTCTGCTCAAACGAATACAAACCAAGAAGTTACGTTATCCAAATAA
- a CDS encoding M3 family oligoendopeptidase yields MKYPQVWDLETFFKGGSDSEEFKTFVQKANEMSKELNERLQQSLSLNELESFIHDLQTLMQHAREAGAFVSCLTAQDVKDEKASLWQGSVQELFTSVQNVTVGLEEKLTDLTADEWTALINTESLREIAFNLEEKKKAADEKLNPAEEKLAAALAVDGYHAWGTVYNQAVGRMQIPFEENGETKLLSAGQLQNRLNSADRKTREQAFDVSEEAWQKEAPLFTSTLNHLAGFRLKLYEARGWDHVLKEPLDINRMSEKTLNAMWEAINDNKPRFYEFMNRKAKLLGVEKLAMHDVHAPLPTEGDASISYDDACDLIIKHFNKFSPKLASFTEGALRDGWVEAEDRAGKRPGGFCTSFAVSKQSRIFMTYDGSMANVATLAHELGHAYHSHCLKTKQPLAQRYAMNVAETASTFAETIVADALVNEAKDADVKLSLLENKVNRALAFFMNIHARFLFETRFYEARKEKLVSTGELNALMEEAQREAYGNQLENYSPTFWASKLHFHITGVPFYNFPYTFGYLFSMGIYKRALEAGRSFEDDYISLLEDTASMNVEELAMKHLQADLTTKEFWQEAIDLVLADVDEFMRLTDK; encoded by the coding sequence ATGAAATACCCTCAAGTGTGGGACTTAGAGACCTTCTTTAAAGGAGGCAGTGATTCTGAGGAATTTAAGACATTTGTACAAAAGGCAAATGAAATGAGCAAGGAGCTAAACGAAAGATTACAGCAATCCTTATCTCTTAATGAGCTAGAATCTTTCATTCATGACCTTCAAACCTTAATGCAGCATGCTAGAGAAGCTGGAGCATTTGTCAGCTGTCTTACTGCGCAGGATGTGAAAGATGAAAAGGCATCCCTTTGGCAAGGGAGCGTACAAGAGCTGTTTACTTCTGTACAAAATGTCACGGTAGGCTTAGAAGAAAAGTTAACAGATCTGACAGCAGATGAGTGGACGGCTCTGATAAATACAGAATCTTTAAGGGAAATTGCCTTTAATCTAGAAGAAAAAAAGAAAGCAGCCGATGAAAAATTAAACCCTGCAGAGGAGAAGCTTGCTGCAGCTCTTGCTGTTGACGGGTACCATGCGTGGGGAACGGTATATAATCAAGCAGTGGGACGCATGCAGATTCCATTTGAAGAGAACGGCGAAACCAAATTATTATCAGCAGGCCAGCTCCAAAACCGCCTGAATAGCGCAGATCGCAAAACAAGAGAGCAGGCATTTGATGTTTCTGAAGAGGCATGGCAGAAAGAAGCCCCTTTATTCACATCCACTCTTAATCATCTAGCGGGTTTTCGCTTGAAATTGTACGAAGCAAGAGGCTGGGATCACGTATTAAAAGAACCGCTAGATATTAATCGAATGAGCGAGAAGACGCTTAACGCGATGTGGGAAGCGATTAATGATAATAAACCGCGCTTTTATGAATTTATGAATCGTAAAGCAAAATTGCTTGGAGTCGAAAAGCTTGCGATGCATGATGTTCACGCACCGCTTCCGACCGAGGGGGATGCTTCTATTTCTTACGATGATGCTTGTGATTTAATTATTAAGCATTTTAATAAATTTAGTCCAAAGCTTGCGAGTTTCACTGAAGGAGCCCTGCGTGATGGCTGGGTAGAGGCAGAAGACCGAGCTGGTAAACGTCCTGGCGGCTTTTGCACTTCGTTTGCTGTATCGAAACAATCTCGAATCTTCATGACCTATGACGGTTCTATGGCGAATGTGGCGACATTGGCTCATGAGTTAGGTCATGCCTATCACAGTCATTGTTTAAAAACGAAGCAGCCGCTTGCACAGCGTTATGCAATGAATGTAGCAGAAACGGCTTCTACATTTGCAGAAACAATCGTAGCCGATGCTCTAGTAAATGAAGCGAAGGATGCGGATGTAAAACTTTCATTACTTGAAAATAAAGTAAACCGTGCGCTTGCTTTCTTTATGAATATTCATGCCCGCTTCCTATTTGAAACGCGATTCTATGAGGCTCGTAAAGAGAAACTTGTATCTACTGGTGAACTAAATGCTTTAATGGAAGAGGCTCAGCGTGAAGCATATGGAAATCAGCTTGAAAATTACTCACCGACCTTCTGGGCATCTAAACTCCATTTCCATATTACAGGAGTCCCTTTTTACAACTTCCCATATACGTTTGGCTACTTGTTCAGTATGGGAATCTATAAGCGTGCACTAGAAGCGGGAAGATCATTTGAAGATGATTATATATCCTTGCTTGAAGATACAGCGAGTATGAATGTAGAAGAGCTTGCTATGAAGCATCTACAAGCAGACCTCACTACAAAAGAATTCTGGCAGGAAGCAATTGACCTCGTTTTAGCTGATGTAGACGAATTTATGAGATTAACAGATAAATAA
- a CDS encoding YczE/YyaS/YitT family protein, whose translation MSVSVKRGLFYLVGLLILSFGITMTILAGLGAGAWDALNVGLSLMTPFTVGNWVIFIGIILIILNALLSKSKPEVLSLITIVVLGFFIDFWLLIVFPNMFITEVILQYIVLFVGIVMMALGIATYLQAKFAVIPIDRFMFVLQDLFKVKLMVAKTIGEVTALIAAFFAGGPIGVGTILVTFLIGPMIQFFFPKLEKMVYGTKEA comes from the coding sequence ATGTCTGTATCAGTTAAACGAGGGCTGTTTTATTTAGTAGGGCTCTTAATTTTGTCCTTTGGAATTACAATGACGATCTTAGCTGGGCTTGGGGCAGGTGCATGGGATGCTCTAAATGTTGGTTTGTCATTAATGACGCCATTTACAGTAGGGAACTGGGTTATTTTCATCGGGATCATCTTAATAATTTTGAATGCATTATTATCGAAATCAAAGCCGGAAGTTCTTTCTTTAATCACAATTGTGGTATTAGGGTTCTTTATTGATTTTTGGCTGTTAATCGTATTTCCTAATATGTTTATAACCGAAGTGATCTTGCAATACATTGTTTTATTCGTAGGGATCGTGATGATGGCTTTAGGTATTGCAACATATCTTCAAGCTAAATTTGCTGTCATCCCAATTGATCGTTTTATGTTTGTCTTACAAGACTTGTTCAAGGTTAAACTGATGGTTGCAAAGACGATTGGAGAGGTGACAGCATTAATCGCGGCTTTCTTTGCAGGCGGGCCGATTGGTGTGGGAACGATTTTAGTTACCTTTTTAATTGGGCCGATGATTCAGTTTTTCTTCCCTAAACTTGAGAAAATGGTTTATGGCACAAAAGAAGCATAA
- a CDS encoding MATE family efflux transporter yields MKTAQTKQIDFTEGSIRKKMILFSWPIFFANMLQASYQFVDSLWVGNLLGTNALGAISISATVVFTILSFIIGVNGATLTVLSQRKGANDEKGLKESLNAFVFVLGSLALILGAIGFLFSGSILRAMGTPDAILPYAESYLKINFIGILFLFGYNFIGTVLRALGDSKTPIRFVMLAVILNAILDPLFISVFNLGIDGAAYATIIAQGTAFIYGLLYSILRAGVPFSIPTLPERKYFVVLFKMGLPAGLSMMAISAGILAIMTVVTGFGEDVVAGFGAAQRLDSIIMLPALTLGSAVNSMAGQNIGARMWERVREVAKEAIKLIVAVTLLISTIMFLFAEYFVSLFIQDPATVAFGAMYVQTIAFFYPFLGINFVLNGIVRASGAMVQVLVLNIISFWVLRFPLTYLFAEWLGERGIAVGMGMSFVVSSIIAASYYFLGNWRKISEDVIKHTEGTK; encoded by the coding sequence ATGAAAACCGCGCAGACTAAGCAAATTGATTTTACAGAGGGCAGTATTAGGAAGAAGATGATTCTATTCTCTTGGCCGATCTTTTTTGCTAATATGCTACAAGCCTCGTATCAGTTTGTTGACTCTCTTTGGGTCGGAAACTTACTTGGAACCAATGCATTAGGAGCAATCTCGATCTCGGCTACGGTCGTCTTTACGATTTTATCATTTATTATCGGAGTAAATGGTGCGACGTTAACAGTTCTTTCTCAACGAAAAGGAGCGAATGATGAGAAGGGACTTAAAGAATCATTGAATGCGTTCGTTTTTGTTCTTGGATCACTCGCTCTTATATTAGGTGCTATTGGGTTCCTTTTTTCAGGTAGTATTTTGCGTGCCATGGGAACTCCCGATGCGATTTTACCTTATGCTGAATCCTACTTGAAAATAAACTTTATTGGGATCTTGTTTTTATTTGGCTATAATTTTATTGGGACGGTACTCAGAGCGCTTGGGGATAGTAAGACTCCCATTCGATTTGTCATGCTCGCCGTCATTTTAAACGCCATTTTAGATCCCTTGTTTATCAGCGTGTTTAACCTAGGTATAGATGGTGCGGCTTATGCAACGATTATCGCACAAGGTACAGCTTTTATTTATGGGCTGTTGTACTCGATTTTACGTGCAGGTGTGCCCTTTAGTATTCCGACACTTCCTGAGCGAAAATATTTTGTCGTCCTCTTTAAAATGGGATTGCCAGCCGGACTCTCAATGATGGCTATCTCAGCTGGTATTTTAGCGATTATGACAGTTGTAACAGGCTTTGGTGAAGACGTCGTAGCTGGATTTGGAGCTGCTCAGCGGCTTGATAGTATTATTATGCTGCCAGCACTTACCCTTGGTTCTGCTGTAAATAGCATGGCTGGTCAAAATATAGGCGCTAGAATGTGGGAGCGTGTTCGCGAGGTTGCCAAAGAGGCAATCAAGTTGATTGTAGCTGTCACTCTGCTGATCAGCACTATCATGTTTTTATTTGCAGAGTACTTTGTGTCTTTATTTATTCAAGACCCTGCAACCGTTGCATTTGGTGCGATGTATGTGCAAACGATCGCTTTCTTTTATCCGTTTTTAGGAATTAACTTCGTGTTAAATGGAATTGTTCGTGCCTCTGGAGCGATGGTACAAGTCCTCGTATTAAATATCATTTCGTTTTGGGTGCTGCGTTTTCCGCTAACCTATCTATTTGCTGAATGGCTCGGTGAGAGAGGCATCGCAGTTGGTATGGGAATGAGCTTTGTAGTGAGCAGTATCATCGCAGCAAGCTATTATTTCCTCGGAAATTGGCGAAAGATAAGTGAAGATGTGATAAAGCACACAGAAGGAACGAAATAA
- a CDS encoding methyl-accepting chemotaxis protein translates to MKRGSVAQKMIAGFVVVAIIFSIASVFSYINVKNVDQSYQELTGFVRDLEVTTLRMESNLNRTSSNLRGYLLTGEREMLERFYDYNRQVNLYIEELQQLVPDGETAGRMELLEELNASYLQLSNTAINQFQLNPEGAIAIVNNEVQPIARDMINEADQFTAQIQDYRAERASAIASEVRNAIVLTVVISIVAFLVAIGIGIALSMLLTKPLKEMKSAAERMANGDLTVNTARVRGNDEIAALSASFAVMQEQLRTLVGQLLYNSDQVAAASEELSASAEQTSRATEHTASAIERIAKGSDDQLATAAKSNTLLGEVSSSVEEMAVSTAAVEEQSEKSRQYAADGGKLVRETVDKMKAIDQSVKDSDKAIQGMSTKAEEIGGILDVIRGIADQTNLLALNAAIEAARAGEHGRGFAVVADEVRKLAEQSSDSTLKINDLISEMQNETKHSVTMMGLVKEEVQEGLVTANDTDRKFTAISEAIELMNEQIEQINDTAQTMAERSEVVSYSVNEMTDIAKESSEHSSTVSASAQETLASMEEVTSSAHALTTMAEELQQLVKTFKIDR, encoded by the coding sequence ATGAAAAGGGGATCAGTAGCTCAAAAAATGATAGCAGGGTTTGTGGTGGTAGCTATCATATTCAGTATTGCTAGTGTTTTTTCATACATAAATGTTAAAAATGTTGATCAATCATATCAGGAGTTAACTGGTTTTGTGCGAGATCTTGAAGTAACGACCCTTCGTATGGAAAGTAATTTAAATCGTACGAGCAGTAATTTACGAGGATATTTATTAACAGGTGAACGTGAGATGCTTGAGCGGTTTTATGATTATAACCGACAAGTGAATCTCTACATAGAAGAGTTGCAGCAACTCGTACCTGATGGTGAGACTGCTGGGCGGATGGAGCTTCTTGAGGAATTAAATGCAAGCTATTTACAACTGTCTAATACTGCAATTAATCAATTTCAGCTTAATCCTGAAGGAGCAATTGCAATCGTCAATAATGAAGTCCAGCCGATCGCGAGAGATATGATTAACGAAGCGGACCAATTTACTGCACAAATTCAAGATTACCGAGCAGAACGGGCATCAGCTATTGCTAGTGAGGTAAGAAATGCGATTGTGTTAACAGTTGTAATTAGTATTGTGGCCTTCTTAGTTGCAATTGGGATTGGTATTGCCTTATCAATGCTGTTGACAAAGCCATTAAAAGAAATGAAATCCGCTGCTGAGAGAATGGCAAATGGAGATTTGACTGTTAATACAGCAAGAGTGAGAGGGAATGATGAGATCGCAGCGCTATCTGCTTCCTTTGCTGTGATGCAAGAACAGCTGCGTACACTTGTGGGCCAGCTTTTATACAATTCAGATCAAGTGGCAGCAGCATCTGAGGAACTCTCAGCAAGTGCTGAACAGACTTCAAGAGCAACCGAACATACAGCGTCGGCTATCGAGAGGATTGCGAAAGGCAGTGACGATCAATTAGCTACAGCGGCAAAAAGTAATACTTTATTAGGTGAAGTTTCATCTAGTGTAGAAGAAATGGCTGTAAGTACTGCTGCAGTTGAGGAACAGTCCGAAAAATCTCGTCAGTATGCTGCAGATGGGGGCAAGCTTGTCCGTGAGACCGTCGACAAAATGAAAGCAATCGATCAATCTGTCAAAGATTCAGATAAGGCGATTCAAGGAATGTCTACTAAGGCAGAGGAGATTGGAGGCATTTTGGATGTGATCCGCGGGATTGCAGATCAGACGAATTTGCTTGCATTAAATGCAGCAATTGAAGCAGCGAGAGCAGGGGAGCATGGAAGAGGCTTTGCGGTTGTAGCAGATGAAGTGAGAAAACTTGCTGAACAATCTTCAGACAGTACGTTGAAAATTAATGATCTTATTTCTGAAATGCAAAATGAAACAAAACATTCTGTTACCATGATGGGGCTTGTAAAAGAAGAGGTACAGGAAGGACTTGTTACGGCAAATGATACCGATCGTAAATTTACAGCGATTAGCGAGGCCATTGAATTAATGAACGAGCAGATCGAACAAATCAATGATACTGCTCAAACAATGGCTGAGAGATCAGAGGTTGTCTCATATTCTGTAAATGAGATGACGGATATTGCCAAAGAATCATCAGAGCACAGTTCGACAGTAAGTGCTTCGGCTCAAGAAACATTGGCATCGATGGAAGAAGTAACGTCTTCTGCTCATGCGCTGACAACAATGGCCGAAGAGCTGCAGCAGCTTGTGAAAACATTTAAAATTGATCGTTAA
- a CDS encoding cytochrome d ubiquinol oxidase subunit II: protein MENVYIAIIILWVFLFVYAIAGSIDFGAGFWAMFYRKRTDTKAASIANRYLSPSWEVTNVFLVLLVVALVGFFPGAASSLGTIMIVPFCLVLILLTIRSAFMVYSYSVQKYTNMLVIISGVTGLLIPALLISILPAAIGGFVETVGDRQYVLVNQLFTSPTFYTHLGFGISTELFLSSLLLSDYAREANSEETYHVYRKNAIILGPITLAFAVAAIFTLIPEAFWMFENMANEWLLFSLSLLAFSIGYSALWWPSKKVSVGQPRAAVLLIAAQFGLASFAYGSAHMPYFLYPDVTIYDAFTNDTMFGLLLIGYGVGMAVLVPIFIFFWRLFMKDKRYLKQEG, encoded by the coding sequence ATGGAAAATGTCTATATTGCCATTATCATTTTGTGGGTGTTCTTATTTGTCTACGCCATTGCAGGCTCTATTGATTTTGGCGCAGGTTTCTGGGCGATGTTTTATCGTAAGCGAACGGACACAAAAGCTGCAAGTATTGCGAATAGGTATCTCTCACCTTCATGGGAAGTAACGAATGTTTTTTTAGTACTCCTTGTCGTGGCTCTTGTCGGTTTCTTTCCAGGAGCTGCCTCTTCACTAGGTACAATTATGATCGTTCCTTTTTGCCTGGTGTTAATTCTGTTAACGATCCGGAGTGCCTTTATGGTGTATTCATATTCCGTACAGAAATATACGAATATGCTTGTCATCATCTCAGGTGTGACCGGCTTATTAATTCCAGCCCTGCTTATTAGTATACTGCCTGCAGCAATCGGCGGCTTTGTAGAGACAGTAGGAGACAGGCAATATGTATTAGTGAACCAGCTTTTCACAAGCCCTACCTTCTACACTCACCTTGGCTTTGGAATTAGTACAGAGCTGTTTTTATCTTCACTATTATTAAGTGATTATGCAAGAGAAGCCAATTCTGAAGAGACCTACCATGTGTATAGAAAAAATGCGATTATTCTTGGTCCGATTACTCTGGCGTTTGCAGTCGCTGCGATTTTCACGTTAATTCCTGAAGCATTCTGGATGTTTGAAAATATGGCGAACGAATGGCTTTTGTTCTCGCTATCCTTGTTAGCATTCAGCATAGGGTACAGTGCGCTTTGGTGGCCGTCAAAAAAAGTAAGTGTAGGGCAACCTAGAGCAGCTGTCCTTTTAATTGCTGCCCAGTTCGGCCTTGCAAGCTTTGCTTACGGGTCCGCCCACATGCCTTATTTCCTCTATCCTGATGTCACAATTTATGATGCGTTTACAAACGACACGATGTTTGGTCTGCTTCTGATTGGATACGGGGTGGGGATGGCGGTGCTTGTGCCGATCTTCATTTTCTTCTGGAGATTATTCATGAAAGATAAACGTTATTTGAAGCAAGAGGGCTAA
- a CDS encoding OsmC family protein: MEFKMKENGFETDVEFGTLQVSGNAEHGFRPYQLLVSSIAVCSGGVLRKVLEKKRVAYEDIHIKADVVRNTEGAQEIQAVHMHFTIRGCDASEQKIEKSLEVTRKNCSMVQSVKESIEITESFELK, encoded by the coding sequence ATGGAATTTAAAATGAAAGAAAATGGCTTTGAAACGGATGTGGAATTTGGAACTTTACAGGTTTCTGGAAATGCCGAGCACGGCTTCAGACCTTATCAGCTGCTCGTTTCTTCGATTGCTGTATGCAGCGGAGGAGTTTTACGCAAGGTGCTCGAGAAAAAGAGAGTTGCCTATGAGGATATTCATATTAAAGCAGATGTAGTACGCAATACAGAAGGAGCGCAAGAAATCCAAGCTGTACATATGCACTTTACGATTAGAGGCTGTGATGCTAGTGAGCAAAAAATTGAAAAGTCATTAGAAGTAACAAGAAAAAACTGCTCAATGGTACAATCAGTGAAAGAAAGTATTGAGATTACTGAGTCCTTTGAATTAAAATAA
- a CDS encoding MBL fold metallo-hydrolase, whose amino-acid sequence MTVKTEKIHCITIPTPFLVGPVNCYLIEGAVLTLVDTGPKTEEGLNVLKSRIKEIGYMMNDIEQIVLTHHHPDHVGLTASFPHAKVIGHKLNQLWLSRDRVFFEQYASYFKTFYMQHGLNENQLKVIERSSLGYLHFVDRTNVDIFISEGDTLPGLPHWQVVETPGHAQSHLFFIRDTDRMAIGGDVLLASVSSNALLEAPLDGEERPKTLLQYRDSLQKLKDLDIKELYTGHGEKIKDVATLVDKRLASQEERAKVIYGHLKEGPMTVNELGAKMFGRSHEKQPELTFSEVFGHLDLLAQDDLVSEINDGDFIYFKAK is encoded by the coding sequence ATGACCGTCAAGACCGAGAAAATTCATTGTATAACGATACCTACGCCTTTTCTTGTAGGTCCTGTGAATTGTTACCTCATTGAAGGCGCTGTCCTTACTTTAGTAGATACAGGCCCCAAAACAGAGGAAGGATTAAACGTTTTAAAATCTCGAATTAAAGAAATTGGCTACATGATGAATGATATTGAACAAATTGTTCTCACTCATCATCACCCTGATCATGTTGGGCTCACTGCTTCATTTCCTCATGCTAAAGTGATCGGGCATAAATTAAATCAGCTGTGGTTGTCGCGAGACCGGGTGTTTTTTGAGCAGTATGCCAGCTATTTCAAAACCTTTTATATGCAGCACGGCCTAAATGAAAATCAGTTAAAAGTCATTGAACGTTCGTCATTAGGTTATCTACATTTTGTTGACCGAACCAATGTAGATATTTTCATCAGTGAAGGCGATACGCTCCCTGGATTGCCTCATTGGCAGGTAGTGGAAACACCAGGTCATGCGCAAAGTCATTTATTTTTTATTAGAGACACTGACCGTATGGCCATAGGAGGAGATGTCTTATTAGCATCTGTTTCTTCAAATGCCTTGCTTGAAGCCCCTTTAGATGGAGAAGAGAGGCCGAAAACATTATTACAATACCGCGATTCTCTTCAAAAGTTAAAAGACCTTGATATTAAAGAACTTTATACAGGACATGGAGAAAAAATTAAGGACGTAGCAACTTTAGTAGACAAACGCTTAGCTTCTCAAGAGGAACGAGCGAAAGTTATTTATGGCCACTTAAAAGAAGGTCCGATGACAGTCAATGAGCTGGGTGCAAAGATGTTTGGCAGAAGCCATGAAAAACAGCCGGAATTAACATTTTCTGAAGTGTTCGGGCACCTTGATTTATTAGCACAGGATGATTTAGTGTCTGAGATCAATGATGGAGATTTTATTTATTTTAAAGCAAAATGA